A region of Shewanella sp. Choline-02u-19 DNA encodes the following proteins:
- a CDS encoding PilN domain-containing protein, protein MANINLLPWREEAREKQKRDYTGVLALVFLVSGLIVYLSLMAIDVISDDQKGRNAYLQSEIQLLEAQIAEITEIRTRKKDIERRTEIILGLQQSRNLPTHVLDELVRIVPAGIYLSSIEKKGSMLWIEGRSESNNNVANMMRKVKTSNWLQDPNMQSIIAQNEELRQLQRFTLRVTIADSEIADLSMAKGASK, encoded by the coding sequence ATGGCGAACATAAACCTCTTACCATGGCGTGAAGAAGCGAGAGAAAAACAAAAACGAGATTACACCGGTGTACTGGCACTGGTTTTCTTAGTCTCTGGTCTTATCGTTTATCTATCTCTAATGGCAATCGATGTGATATCTGACGACCAAAAAGGTCGTAACGCCTATTTACAGTCTGAAATTCAATTGCTTGAAGCTCAAATAGCTGAAATTACCGAAATTAGAACACGTAAAAAAGATATTGAGCGTCGTACTGAAATCATTCTAGGGCTTCAGCAATCTAGAAATTTGCCGACACATGTTCTAGACGAGTTAGTGCGTATCGTGCCAGCAGGGATCTACCTTTCCAGTATAGAGAAAAAAGGCAGTATGTTGTGGATCGAAGGACGCAGTGAATCCAACAATAATGTGGCAAATATGATGCGCAAAGTTAAGACCTCTAATTGGCTACAAGATCCTAATATGCAATCTATCATTGCTCAGAATGAAGAGTTAAGGCAATTACAACGATTTACTCTGCGGGTTACCATTGCAGATAGTGAAATAGCGGATTTAAGCATGGCAAAAGGAGCGAGTAAATGA
- a CDS encoding pilus assembly protein PilM, translated as MLSNIWKRQAPQMVGIDIGSHEVKAILLSKTADGYKILSHAAIPLKKGAVNDHEIRDREAVVEALKLVKRVLPKTTKFAAVAVSGSAVMTKVIYMDASLSEEEMEAQIEIEADNLIPYSLDEVNIDFETLSANKTDPTKVDVLLSACRSENIDTRTDALDEVNLEVKVVDVEGYALGRSFEMIAAQLPEDAKSKVIALVDIGASITTFSVVENGETTFVREQAFGGEQFTQSILSFYGMTYEQAEKAKLAGELPRNYMFEVLSPFQTQLLQQIKRTLQIYCTSSGKDKVDHIVLCGGTAKLEGMTNLMINELGVNTIVGDPFKGCLHADDAVRQQLQPDIGKYMLACGLALRSYAEWRT; from the coding sequence ATGCTTTCAAATATATGGAAGCGTCAGGCTCCGCAGATGGTTGGGATTGATATTGGATCCCATGAAGTTAAAGCAATACTGCTGAGCAAGACTGCTGATGGATATAAAATACTAAGCCATGCTGCTATCCCGCTAAAGAAGGGGGCGGTCAATGATCATGAAATTCGAGACCGCGAAGCCGTTGTCGAGGCGTTAAAGTTAGTCAAACGAGTACTGCCAAAAACCACCAAATTTGCTGCTGTGGCTGTATCTGGTTCAGCCGTTATGACCAAAGTCATCTACATGGATGCCTCTTTGAGTGAAGAGGAGATGGAAGCTCAAATTGAAATTGAAGCTGACAATCTTATTCCTTATTCATTGGACGAAGTTAATATTGACTTTGAAACCCTCAGTGCCAATAAAACAGATCCAACTAAAGTGGATGTACTGCTAAGTGCTTGTCGTTCTGAGAATATTGATACTCGAACAGATGCGCTGGATGAGGTTAATCTTGAGGTTAAAGTTGTCGATGTTGAAGGCTACGCATTGGGTCGATCATTTGAAATGATAGCGGCGCAGCTGCCAGAAGATGCAAAAAGTAAAGTTATTGCGCTGGTCGATATTGGCGCCAGTATTACGACTTTTTCTGTTGTTGAAAATGGTGAAACCACTTTTGTCAGAGAGCAGGCATTTGGTGGTGAACAATTTACTCAATCAATACTCTCTTTCTACGGTATGACCTACGAGCAAGCTGAAAAGGCTAAGTTAGCGGGTGAGCTTCCTCGGAACTACATGTTTGAAGTGTTATCTCCTTTCCAAACTCAGCTGTTACAACAAATAAAACGCACCCTACAGATTTACTGTACTTCGAGTGGTAAAGATAAAGTGGATCACATTGTTCTATGTGGTGGCACTGCCAAACTCGAAGGTATGACCAACCTAATGATTAATGAGTTAGGTGTAAATACCATTGTTGGTGACCCTTTTAAAGGTTGCTTGCATGCAGATGACGCCGTTAGGCAACAACTCCAGCCAGACATCGGTAAATACATGTTGGCATGTGGACTGGCATTAAGGAGTTATGCTGAATGGCGAACATAA